A segment of the Triticum urartu cultivar G1812 chromosome 1, Tu2.1, whole genome shotgun sequence genome:
acactaatcccgaaagtatagggagtgtgcgatgatgatcatatcaatcttggaactacttccaacacacatcgtcacttcacacttaactagtctttgttcattctgcaactcccgttttgagttactactcttagcaactgaaccagtatcaaataccgaggggttggtacgaacactagtaatatacacatcaataatctgtatatcaaatatacctttgttcactttgccatccttcttatccgccaattacttggggtagttccgcttccaatgaccagtccctttgcagtagaagcactcagtttcaggcttaggtccagacttgggtttttttacttgagcagcaacttgcttgctgttcttcttgaagttcccctttcttccctttgtccctttacttgaaactagtgattttgtttaccatcaacacttgatgcttttcttcatttctaccttcgtcgatttcagcatcacgaagagcttgggaatcgtttccgttatcccttgcatattatagttcatcacgaagttctactaacttggtgatggtcactagagaattctgtcaatcactattttatctggaagactcccacttgattcaagcgattgtagtacccagacaatctgagaaaatgctcactgcttgagctattctcctccatcttttagctatagaacttgttggagacttcatatctctcaactcgggtatttacttgaaatattaacttcaactcctggaacatctcatatggtccatgatgttcaaaacgtctttgaaatcccgattctaagatgttaagtatggtgcactaaactatcaagtagtcatcatattgagctagccaaacgttcctaacgtctgcatctgctcctgcaataagTCAGTCatctagcggtgcatcaaagacataattcttctgtgcagcaatgaggataaacctcagatcgcGGACCCAGTcagcatcattgctactatcatctttcaacttagttttctctaggaacgcatataaaacatagggaagcaataacgcgagctattgatctacaacatagatatgcaaatactatcaggactaagttcatgatagattaaagttcaattaatcatattacttaagaactcccacttagaaagacatccctctaatcttctaagtgatcacgtgatccaaatcaactaaaccataactggtcatcacgtgaaatggagtagttttcaatggtgaacatcactatgttgatcatatctactatatgattcatgctcgacctttcggtctcagtgttccgaggccatatctgcatatgctaggctcgtcaagtttaacctgagtattctgcgtgtgcaaaactgtcttgcacccgttgtagatggacgtagagcttatcacactcgatcatcacgtggtgtctgggcacgacgaactttggcaacggtgcatactcagggagaacacttttatcttgaaatttagtgagagatcatcttataatgctaccgtcaatcgaagcaagataagatgcataaaagataaacatcacatgcaatcaatataagtgatatgatatggccatcatcatcttgtgcttgtgatctccatctccgaagcaccgtcatgatcaccatcgtcaccggcgcgacaccttgatctccatcgtagcatcgttttcgtctcgccaatcttacgcttccacgactatcgctaccgcttagtgataaagtaaagcattacagcgcaattgcattgcatacaataaagcgacaaccatatggctcctgccagttgccgataactcggttacaaaacatgatcatctcatacaataaaatttagcaccatgtcttgaccatatcacatcacaacatgccctgcaaaaacaagttagacgtcctctactttgttgttgcaagttttacgtggctgctacgggcttagcaagaaccgttcttacctacgcatcaaaaccacaatgatagtttgtcaagttggtgttgttttaaccttcgcaaggaccgggcgtagccatactcggttcaactaaagttggagaaactgacacccgccagccacctgtgtgcaaagcacgtcggtagaaccagtctcgcgtaactgtacgcgtaatgtcggtccgagccgcttcatcaacaataccgccgaaccaaagtatgacatgctggtaagcagtatgacttatatcgcccacaactcacttgtgttctactcgtgcacaacatcaacgcataaaacctaggctcggatgccactgtaggggaacgtagtaatttcaaaaagttcctacgcacacgcaagatcatggtgatgcatagcaacaagaggggagagtgttgtctacataccctcgtagaccggaagcggaagcgttataacaacgcggttgatgtagtcgtacgtcttcacggcccgaccgatcaagcaccgaaactacggcacctccgagtttttgcacacgttcagctcgatgacgatccccggactccgatccagcaaagtatcggggatgagttctgtcagcacgacggcgtggtgacgatcttgatgttctaccgtcacagggcttcgcctaagcaccgctacaatattatcgaggattatggtggagggggcaccgcacacggctaagagatcaatgatcaattgttgttgtctttggggtgccccctgcccccgtatataaaggagtggaggagggggagggacggCCCTCTCTATgacgcgccctaggggagtcctactcccaccgggagtaggattccccctttcctagtagaactaggagcccttccaagtagtaggagtaggagggaaggaaatggaacggaaaaggagaaggaaggaagggggcgcccccccctccctagtccaattcggaccagcccatggggaggggtgcgaccaccctttgaggcctttctctcctttcccgtatggcccattaaggcccaatacgaattcccgtaactccccggtactcccgaaaatacacgaatcactcggaacctttccgatgtccgaatatagtcgtccaatatatcgatctttacatctcgaccaatTCGAGACACCttatcatgtccccgatctcatccgggactccgaactccttaggtacatcaaaacacataaactcataatataaccgtcatcgaactttaagcgtgcggaccctacgggttcgagaactatgtagacatgaccgagacacgtctccggtcaataaccaatagcggaacctggatgctcatattggctcctacatattctacaaagatctttatcggtcaaaccgcataacaacatacgttgttccctttgtcatcggtatgttacttgcccgagattcgatcatcggtatctcaatacctagttcaatctcgttaccggcaagtctctttactcgttctgtaatacatcatcccgcaactaactcattagttgcaatgcttgcaaggcttatagtgatgtgcattaccgagtgggcccagagatacctctccggcaatcggagttacaaatcctaatctcgaaatacgccaacccaacaagtaccttcagagacacctgtagagcacctttataatcacccagttacgttgtgacgtttggtagcacacaaagtgttcctccggtaaacgggagttgcataatctcatagtcataggaacatgtataagttatgaagaaagcaatagcaacaaactaaacgatcaagtgctaagctaatggaatgggtcaagtcaatcacatcattctcctaatgatgtgatcccgttaatcaaatgacaactcatgtctatagctaggaaacataaccatcttcgatcaatgagctagtcaagtaggggcatactagtgacactctgtttgtctatgtattcacacatgtattatgtttccggttaatacaattctaactgatatggttaacaccatgttagacacatcgggtctttccaaggaatggtggggggaggcgctaatgactgcgtgtcatgtcctaaaccgagttcccataaagcataagaccatgactccgtttgaggaatgggaaaggaaaagatcgaaactctcttacctacgtacttggggttgtttggggaaagtcaatataccaattcccaagaagcgcaagcttggaccaaaaaccgtggattgtgttcttctgggctatgcttttcatagcatcggctatagatttttgataataaaatctgaggtatccgacatgcatgttggtacgattatggagtcgaatgatgcaactttctttgaggacatatttcctatgaaggatatgtcgagttcatcaaatcaggagatacctactccatctagtgaggaattcactataattcctgaacccaccattgcgatggaacacgttgagaatcctgttgagggtaacaatggaactcctgtgaggagtaagagacagaggactgcaaagtcttttggtgatgatttcattgtgtacctcgtggatgacacacccaggactatttcagaagcctatgcatctcctgatgctgactactggaaggaagctgtacgtagcgagatggattccatcttagctaacggtacctgggagatcactgaccgtccttatgggtgcaaacctgtaggatgtaagtgggtgttcaagaagaagcttagacctgatggtacgattgaaaagtacaaggcacggcttgtggccaagggttataacccagaaagaaggtgaagacttctttgacacttactcacccgtggctagactgaccactattcgggtgctactatcactggctgcctcacatggtcttctcgttcatcaaatggacgttaagacaactttcctcaatggagagttgaaggaggaaatttacatggatcagccagatggttttgtagtacctggtcaggaaggaaaggtgtgcaagttattaaagtctttatatggccttaaacaagctcctaaagagtggcatgagaagttcgaaagaacattaactgctgccggctttgtagtaaacgatggtgacaagtgcgtgtactatcgctatggtgggggcgaaggagttattctttgtctgtatgtcgacgacatactgatctttggaaccaaacttgatttaatcaaggaggttaaggatttcttatctcgctgttttgagatgaaggatctaggagtagctgatgttatcttaaacatcaagctgttgagagatgagaatggtgggatcacactgcttcagtctcactatgtggaaaaggtcttgagtcgttttgggtatagcgactgcacgccttctccaactccatatgatgctagtgtgttgcttcgaaagaatcaacagattgctagagatcaactgaggtattctcagattattggctcacttatgtatttggcgagtgccacgaggcctgatATCTCTTATGCTGTGAGCAAGCTAAGTCAgtttgtgtcaaaaccgggagatgatcattggcatgcgcttgagagagttatgcgctatttgaaaggcaccgcgagctatgggattcactacaccgggtatcgaagggtactggagggttatagtgactcaaattggatatctgatgctgatgagattaaggccacaagtggttatgtttttacacttggtggaggcgctgtttcctggaagtcttgcaagcagaccatcttaacgaggtcaactatggaagcagaactcacaacattagacactgccactgttgaagcagagtggcttcatgagctcttgatggacttacctatggttgaaaaaccaataccccctatcctgatgaactgtgataatcaaactatgatcgtcaagataaacagttctaaagacaatatgaagtcctcaaggcatgtgaagaggagactaaaatctgtcagaaaattgaggaactccggagttattacattggattatatccaaacgtcgaaaaatttggcagatcccttcacaaagggtctatcacgtaatgtgatagataatgcatcgatggagatgggtctgagacccaccgcatgagttgtccatagtggtaacccactctatgtgatcggagatcccgtgaagtagaagtgggagacaagctgttggtcagctgggaggagagtatccctatattacctatcccactccgtgaagatgcaatactctcctgatctgcatggcaggttgatacttatcttaatgtgttccaagtgaCTTATTtgggtaagcagagatgttgtcccgcagaacatcttctgaggaacacacctatatgaatttgactgttaacgtcgcagtctgtgagaattgggtgttctctaataaattcatgaaaggccctggagtatgacatatatgctccacccgcggggaagccttgcgACAGCCCAGTATtggtcaagaatttgtgtgaaactagtctcacagaaaacttgtagttcaaggcatagtccactattcaagttgtgatctagtgtagcataaatctctaagtggaagttcaacttcacagtctccgctaagcaccggtatataaacaatgttttggaactaaatgatgagatgtgccaatgagactttgtgggggattgttgaaattttgctagtaggcctttagcccaaagcccaactaaaattctgaaattctcttggcccattcatgcacacatgtgagtggagtgagtgagactaaagtttagtcccaccccggaagttgagagagagttgcacctctttataaggtgagctcttctaccacttgtatgagcatgagaagacgagacctacacgcgcgctcctcctcctcgctcgcctcgtcacgacgcgccgcgccgcgggttgcgggattgagccgagctgaggacagagctatgcacgttgtctatatttttgctgctcgggaaaaattaatgagtcgttaattaataattaatggacacgttaattactgaaccgtttccgattcttttggatcgtgacgactcggacgtggggtttactcccacaacctacccggcccgcactatatagtcaggcagacgtctgcTTTAGCCACCGTCGCTTCGcatggtttctcaccaccgttccagatcattgcgccgccaagcaagtcttctccatccctcctttcggcgtgcaccgggagaagggacagcaggcctccggaaccccgcctctagtgatcctgtacgggagaggggcgatcaggtttttggggagcgtactcgcgcgactgctggcagcgacgacttcgcgaacgacgacttcttccccgacctccgcaacctcatcctcgacgacatgtgcgacaacgtcaacgccggcggtgctgctccgctgcaccgtatgtgattctatccttcctgttcgagatcgtggtagaattcatgtttctagtatgtgccctagatgtgatctgttcatctactatgctagttcgcatgattagtttaatctctacTATTGCTGTCATGATCTATTTCctatttattcggattaaatctcgtagtaatttgctcatatttccaacagtggTGGCTGGTTGGGGGAAGTCTGGTGAGCTCGGGATGTACAGTTGGGAGAGGCGGTCGGGTCAGCATGTAGAGGTGGCCTGGCGAGGCGGCCAGGATAATGTGGCAGTGGGGCGAGGTGCTGTGATGGCGGGGCTAAATAGTTGAGGCGGTGCGGCTGCCGGAGAGGCAAGGTGGTGGACGGTCACTGATAAAGGTTTGGGTCGTCTGCTGGGCCGCGGCTCGCCCACGGGCGTGGAGGTGGACGTGGACGTGGTTCAGCTGTTGCCTCCCGCCAGTTTGAGGGGGGAGTTATTGACGGCCCTTTTCCCGTAGATAGAGGGGAGCTTGGGTTGATTATACGTTAtcctttgattttttttctcatttATGGGATCTGTTGGAACAGGTTTTTTGGCCCAACCCCCCTATACAGGTTTTTAATCAGGAAAAGGGGATTTATTGAAGATGCTCTAATGGCACATTTCACTTTGAGTATCATTTGACACATGTTTGTTTTTTCCTACTAAGACGATTGACCGTGAGTTTGAGTTTAATCACCTCCATCAAATATGTTGTGAAATCACAGGTTATGGGACGGTAGTACATAATAATTATCAGGTAGGAATTTCTTAATTTTCAGGCCAAAATATTGGTCGATTCATTGTCCTGCTGAAATATCCATAGCTTCATTTCCTTCTTTTAATTTATATACAATGGATGCATGTAGAGCAAAGTTTTCCATATAAGGAATTGACACGTTTGGCATAACTGTTACCTTTCGTGCTCTTAGATAGTGACCTATAatttctctttttcttttcttgttGGACTGACATAGGGGGGCGGCAACATGCAGGTAAGCAAATGCATGTCCTTTTCTGGTCTGTAGGCGCCGCATATACTCATGCACATTCGCACATCATGCACCATGTGCCAAAGAACAGGAATTGGAATCGAAATTCTCTTCTATGTTATTAATCCGCAGTTTACTTCTTTATTCGCAACATAGACTACCCTTTTGCTTCATTAGATTTACCCTGCAAATTATAAATGCCAGATCACATCAACCTATGGCACTAGTTCTGACAGTGGTTTTTTTTTTTACATAGCATCCCATATTTGAACTTGGAGGGGTTAAATGGACAAAGCCAAAGGCTATCGAGAGAAACTCAAAACTTTAGAGAGTAAAACGTTGGCGTTTTCCTACTTTATGTATGAACTGGTTGCTAGCGAGATGCAATGTTTGATACTTTTCATATTTGCCAAATTGTTTGGCCCAAAACGGTGCGAACAAATAGTGGGGTCAAAACCTTAATTAAATTCCAAAAAGTAGCATACCGACACACATTGTTCATACAACAGTTTATAACGGCTTATTTTACACAAACAAAAACATTCTGGTTAACTAAACAACATTCTCCATCATCCTTCTAAACTCTATGAAGCTGATCTTGCCATCTCCATCCTCATCGAAGGGGTGGATCATCCTCACACAGTCCTCATACATGGCCCCTTCTTTCCACCCAAGCCTTCTCATCACGTTCCACAACTCACCGGCGCATATGAACCCGTCCTCATCACGGTCGAAAACATAGAAGGCCTCCTCCAGCTCGCCCTCGCTCGCTTGCTTACCGTCCATCAACTCATCTACGACACTAATTCCTTCACACCCTTGGTACCTCCACCTGGTAAGACCTAGCCTCGCCGTGACAATTTCTATGTCACCAGATGTTAATCCTACACCACCAGCTACTTTCGCTGGCGATGCGGGGCTATCATCAAGCACCACGGAGTCGACAACGAGGGTGTCATCATGCGCTAGGTATTTTGTAAGTGTGTGCAAGAAGCTCCAGATCTTTTTGCTTACCAGGATGACATCTATGATCAATGGCCCCAAGATCAACATCAGGAGAGATGACACCAGCGCCATTAGGACGTTTTGATCCATCATCACCATCACCCACATGAAAAAAAAGAGAGAATGCAATCTATGTAGGTTGATATAGACAGTGGTTTCAAATGGAACATTTTCCAGGCTCATAGGCATCGGCATGCATATATAGCCGGCCCGGTCCATGACTACTTGGGATATGTGTCATTGGAAGATAATTTCATCATCAACTGGGAGAAATTCAGAGGAAGTTGGATATCTTATTTATTGTTCTTCTTGTCCTTTCCTGAGATATCAGAGATGACTTCAGAATGCTAAGGTGTGACCCTGAACGAAACTTCCTGGAAATCTCTTCACATATAGGACAGGTCCAATGAAACTTCCTGGAAATTTCATGGCATATAGGGCACCACCGAAAGTTGTTGGTTCATCACCTCCAACAAGAATGAGACGTTGGGAGTATTAATGCTACCAAACTAATGGCCATAGCGTTTTTTATGATATGGTGACATTATGAGCATCACGATATTTATTTACCGAGAATAAAATGTAGTGATCATGGTACCATTTCAAGATATTCTTGGGCACCACTCACCTGGTCAGCTTTATTTTTTAGAATCCCCGAGTCCACTTGTAGAGGG
Coding sequences within it:
- the LOC125540499 gene encoding calmodulin-like protein 3, whose translation is MWVMVMMDQNVLMALVSSLLMLILGPLIIDVILVSKKIWSFLHTLTKYLAHDDTLVVDSVVLDDSPASPAKVAGGVGLTSGDIEIVTARLGLTRWRYQGCEGISVVDELMDGKQASEGELEEAFYVFDRDEDGFICAGELWNVMRRLGWKEGAMYEDCVRMIHPFDEDGDGKISFIEFRRMMENVV